From Microbacterium sp. LWH11-1.2, one genomic window encodes:
- a CDS encoding dicarboxylate/amino acid:cation symporter: MSTTARAQKAPDTRGPVRKLLTSFGFQILAALVLGIAAGLIARQLGATSESPNGLSATLDTIGSSYVTLLRAAVVPLIFTAIVASISNLRRVQNAARLAGQTLLWFAITAFIAVTIGIVLGLVIQPGSKAGDGLTPGEPYTVGTWWNFLLGLIPQNFLGLGASTQVDLETGSATSSISFNILQVIVVAAAVGIAALKAGKKAEPFLAFTESLLKVIQRVLWWIIRIAPLGTFGLIGAAVVEYGWEKLASLAWFAAAIYIGLALVLFVVYPILVKTHGLSIKQYFSGVWPAVQLAFVSRSSIGTLPLTERVTERNLGVPRSYASFAVPFGATTKMDGCAAIYPAIAAIFVAQFFGIELNFVQYLLIVIVSVVGSAATAGTTGATVMLTLTLSTLGLPLEGVGLLLAIDPILDMGRTAVNVAGQALVPTIVAKREGILDEELYNAPREGLPFADDSDADDAPETDAASDKEPVGAR; this comes from the coding sequence ATGAGCACTACCGCACGCGCCCAGAAGGCGCCTGACACCCGCGGTCCGGTCCGGAAGCTGCTGACCTCGTTCGGCTTCCAGATCCTTGCCGCCCTCGTCCTCGGCATCGCCGCCGGCCTGATCGCCCGCCAGCTCGGCGCGACCTCGGAGAGCCCCAACGGCCTGTCCGCGACCCTCGACACGATCGGCAGCTCGTACGTGACGCTGCTGCGCGCCGCCGTCGTCCCGCTGATCTTCACGGCCATCGTCGCGAGCATCTCGAACCTGCGACGCGTGCAGAACGCCGCGCGCCTCGCCGGCCAGACGCTGCTGTGGTTCGCGATCACCGCGTTCATCGCCGTGACCATCGGCATCGTCCTCGGCCTCGTCATCCAGCCGGGCTCGAAGGCGGGCGACGGCCTCACGCCCGGCGAGCCGTACACGGTCGGCACGTGGTGGAACTTCCTCCTCGGCCTCATCCCGCAGAACTTCCTCGGACTCGGTGCCAGCACGCAGGTCGACCTCGAGACCGGCAGCGCCACCTCCAGCATCAGCTTCAACATCCTGCAGGTCATCGTCGTGGCCGCTGCCGTGGGCATCGCCGCCCTCAAGGCCGGCAAGAAGGCCGAGCCGTTCCTCGCGTTCACCGAGTCGCTGCTCAAGGTCATCCAGCGCGTGCTGTGGTGGATCATCCGCATCGCCCCGCTCGGCACGTTCGGCCTCATCGGCGCCGCCGTCGTCGAGTACGGCTGGGAGAAGCTGGCCTCGCTCGCGTGGTTCGCCGCAGCGATCTACATCGGCCTCGCGCTCGTGCTCTTCGTCGTCTATCCGATCCTGGTGAAGACGCACGGCCTGTCCATCAAGCAGTACTTCTCGGGCGTCTGGCCTGCCGTGCAGCTCGCCTTCGTCAGCCGCTCGTCGATCGGCACGCTGCCGCTGACCGAGCGCGTGACCGAGCGGAACCTCGGTGTCCCCCGCTCGTACGCCTCGTTCGCCGTGCCGTTCGGTGCGACCACCAAGATGGACGGCTGCGCCGCGATCTACCCGGCCATCGCCGCGATCTTCGTCGCGCAGTTCTTCGGCATCGAGCTGAACTTCGTGCAGTACCTGCTGATCGTGATCGTCTCGGTCGTCGGCTCCGCGGCCACCGCGGGCACGACCGGCGCGACCGTCATGCTCACGCTCACGCTGTCGACCCTGGGCCTCCCGCTCGAGGGCGTCGGCCTGCTGCTCGCGATCGACCCGATCCTCGACATGGGCCGCACCGCGGTCAACGTCGCCGGTCAGGCGCTCGTGCCGACGATCGTCGCCAAGCGCGAGGGCATCCTCGACGAGGAGCTCTACAACGCGCCGCGCGAGGGCCTTCCCTTCGCCGACGACAGCGACGCCGACGACGCACCGGAGACGGATGCCGCCAGCGACAAGGAGCCGGTCGGCGCGCGCTGA
- a CDS encoding helix-turn-helix domain-containing protein translates to MSPAENDEEFPGIHCRLDELLAERGMTLTELSGLVGVSIVNLSVLKNDRARAIRYSTLRAICDALGCEVGELLVLAPR, encoded by the coding sequence GTGAGCCCCGCCGAGAACGACGAGGAGTTCCCCGGCATCCACTGCCGACTCGACGAGCTGCTCGCCGAACGCGGCATGACCCTCACCGAGCTGAGCGGGCTGGTCGGCGTCAGCATCGTCAACCTGTCGGTGCTGAAGAACGACCGCGCCCGCGCGATCCGCTACTCGACCCTGCGCGCGATCTGCGATGCGCTCGGGTGCGAGGTCGGCGAGCTGCTGGTGCTGGCGCCGCGCTGA
- a CDS encoding NAD(P)/FAD-dependent oxidoreductase, translating into MPKALIIGGGVAGPATALFLHRAGWEVELFEARSAPAPYGGLFLNVATNGLAVLDELGLRDRLVTDGHLSPHMVMLSGRGARLGVVPNGPAGDPERGSVVVRRAWLHEVLREAVADAGIPLTFDARLDRIEETPDAVVAHFADGRSVRGDVLIGADGVGSIVRTAIDPKAPAPAPSGLISVGGFSRVPGLAPTPGEQYMVFGAKSFFGYLVRDDGTAYWFANVTAPALGRAETRAMTDEDWLTRLRDLHADDPYPVPQILEHVEGEIGAYPLSDLTHVPHWHRRRLVLVGDAVHATSPSAGQGASLALEDAIVLARHLRDAADHERAFAAYERDRRPRAEEVVKYARAVNRNKRVTKSRLGIALRDAMLPRFLRSASSDTRNDHLYNHVVRW; encoded by the coding sequence ATGCCCAAGGCGCTCATCATCGGGGGCGGCGTCGCCGGACCCGCCACGGCTCTCTTCCTCCACCGTGCCGGATGGGAGGTGGAGCTCTTCGAGGCGCGGAGCGCGCCGGCACCGTACGGCGGGCTCTTCCTCAATGTGGCCACCAACGGCCTCGCGGTGCTCGACGAGCTCGGGCTGCGCGACCGGCTCGTGACGGACGGGCACCTCAGCCCGCACATGGTGATGCTCAGCGGGCGGGGAGCGCGACTCGGCGTGGTCCCGAACGGGCCCGCCGGCGATCCGGAGCGCGGCAGCGTCGTCGTGCGACGCGCCTGGCTGCACGAGGTGCTGCGCGAGGCGGTGGCGGATGCCGGCATCCCGCTCACCTTCGATGCGCGGCTGGACCGCATCGAGGAGACGCCGGATGCCGTGGTCGCGCACTTCGCCGACGGCCGCAGCGTCCGCGGCGACGTGCTCATCGGCGCCGACGGCGTGGGATCGATCGTGCGGACGGCCATCGATCCGAAGGCGCCGGCCCCCGCTCCGAGCGGGTTGATCAGCGTCGGCGGATTCTCCCGGGTGCCGGGTCTCGCGCCGACACCGGGCGAGCAGTACATGGTGTTCGGGGCGAAGTCCTTCTTCGGCTACCTGGTCCGCGACGACGGAACCGCCTACTGGTTCGCCAACGTGACGGCACCCGCGCTCGGGCGCGCGGAGACCCGCGCGATGACGGACGAGGACTGGTTGACGCGACTGCGCGACCTGCACGCCGACGACCCGTATCCCGTGCCTCAGATCCTTGAGCACGTGGAGGGCGAGATCGGCGCCTATCCGCTCTCCGATCTCACCCACGTCCCGCACTGGCATCGAAGGCGACTGGTCCTCGTGGGAGATGCCGTGCACGCGACCTCGCCCAGTGCAGGACAGGGTGCCTCCCTCGCGCTGGAGGACGCGATCGTGCTCGCCAGGCACCTGCGCGACGCCGCCGACCACGAGCGGGCCTTCGCCGCCTACGAGCGCGACCGGCGGCCACGAGCAGAAGAGGTCGTGAAGTACGCGCGAGCCGTCAACCGGAACAAGCGGGTCACGAAGTCCCGGCTCGGCATCGCCCTCCGCGATGCGATGCTGCCGAGGTTCCTGCGCAGCGCCTCGTCGGACACCCGCAACGATCATCTCTACAACCACGTCGTCCGCTGGTGA
- a CDS encoding cation:proton antiporter yields MDAEIFYVIVGAVAVAAIARWRGWPAPLLVTIVALAASFLPFVPEVDIDGHLLLNLVLPPLLYSAALDVSFVGFKRSLPQIRRLGITLVLLTAVAVGFVAWWIFPALTLPGALLLGAIVAPPDAVSAAAIGRKLGLPRRIMTVLSGESLINDATSLTLYRVFAAILAGATLTVWDGIWQFLLAVVVGVVVGLVFGVVLHQLRMRISDPVVIGTFGLLAPFGAYAIAEHLLGSGVLAVVAMGLYVGFNAPRTDYTTRQQEKPLWLSADLLLESFVFAYIGLQFPRVLRDLGSESVGHILLLSGAVLLVVLVVRPLYVYPTSAWSNFQDRRRLARMDRGIASGEFDKRREQSRRWGQYSAEELRSQIVRERMAGLQLTWKDNAVISWAGMRGVVTLATALAAADLAALDSDASHAIVVVAFIVTVATLLLQGLTLPMLIRRLGIASDIDAVEDEKALADVKEKSRAAGKAFLAEKRLEWEATHGEVDMPLFDAFTKRMTRVEKDTDEAQRVGDSANQPSYEDLVALSRGWLQVRRDILLAERDAGNLDEEVMRELLTAMDAEELALDTRGATREQGRA; encoded by the coding sequence ATGGATGCCGAGATCTTCTACGTGATCGTCGGGGCCGTCGCCGTGGCCGCCATCGCGAGATGGCGCGGGTGGCCTGCGCCGCTTCTCGTCACGATCGTCGCGCTCGCCGCGTCATTCCTGCCGTTCGTGCCCGAGGTCGACATCGACGGGCACCTGCTGCTGAACCTCGTGCTGCCGCCGCTGCTGTACTCGGCGGCGTTGGACGTGTCGTTCGTCGGCTTCAAACGCAGCCTGCCGCAGATCCGACGGTTGGGCATCACGCTCGTGCTGCTCACCGCAGTCGCGGTCGGCTTCGTGGCCTGGTGGATCTTCCCGGCGCTGACCCTCCCCGGCGCGCTGCTGCTCGGCGCGATCGTCGCTCCGCCGGATGCCGTCTCGGCGGCGGCGATCGGCCGCAAGCTCGGGCTCCCGCGCCGCATCATGACGGTGCTGTCGGGGGAGAGCCTGATCAATGACGCGACCTCGCTGACGCTGTACCGGGTGTTCGCCGCCATCCTCGCCGGAGCGACGCTGACAGTGTGGGACGGCATCTGGCAGTTCCTGCTCGCGGTCGTGGTCGGCGTCGTGGTCGGCCTCGTCTTCGGCGTCGTGCTGCACCAGCTGCGCATGCGGATCAGCGACCCCGTCGTGATCGGCACCTTCGGGCTGCTGGCGCCGTTCGGCGCGTACGCGATCGCGGAGCACCTGCTCGGATCCGGCGTGCTCGCGGTCGTCGCGATGGGACTCTACGTCGGCTTCAACGCTCCGCGCACCGACTACACCACCCGGCAGCAGGAGAAGCCGCTGTGGCTCTCGGCCGACCTGCTGCTGGAGAGCTTCGTGTTCGCCTACATCGGACTGCAGTTCCCGCGCGTGCTCCGCGATCTCGGCAGCGAGTCGGTCGGGCACATCCTGCTGCTCTCCGGTGCGGTGCTGCTGGTCGTGCTCGTGGTGCGCCCGCTCTACGTCTACCCGACGAGCGCCTGGTCGAACTTCCAGGACCGCCGACGCCTCGCCCGCATGGATCGCGGCATCGCCTCGGGGGAGTTCGACAAGCGCCGTGAGCAGTCCCGCCGCTGGGGGCAGTACAGCGCCGAGGAGCTGCGGTCGCAGATCGTGCGTGAGCGGATGGCGGGACTCCAGCTCACGTGGAAGGACAACGCGGTCATCTCGTGGGCTGGGATGCGCGGCGTCGTGACGCTCGCGACCGCGCTCGCCGCCGCCGATCTCGCGGCCCTCGACTCGGACGCCTCGCACGCGATCGTGGTCGTGGCGTTCATCGTGACGGTCGCGACGCTGCTGCTGCAGGGGCTGACGCTGCCGATGCTCATCCGCAGGCTCGGCATCGCGAGCGACATCGACGCCGTCGAGGACGAGAAGGCCCTGGCCGACGTGAAGGAGAAGAGCCGTGCCGCCGGCAAGGCGTTCCTCGCCGAGAAGCGCCTCGAGTGGGAGGCGACGCACGGGGAGGTCGACATGCCCCTCTTCGACGCCTTCACGAAGCGGATGACCCGGGTCGAGAAGGACACCGACGAGGCGCAGCGCGTCGGGGATTCCGCGAACCAGCCCTCGTACGAGGATCTGGTCGCGCTGTCGCGGGGATGGCTGCAGGTGCGGCGCGACATCCTGCTGGCGGAGCGCGACGCCGGCAACCTCGACGAGGAGGTGATGCGCGAGCTGCTGACCGCGATGGATGCCGAGGAGCTCGCGCTCGACACCCGCGGCGCTACGCGTGAGCAGGGCCGCGCCTAG
- a CDS encoding YbjQ family protein has translation MFIVTTNDVPGYRITQVLGEVMGLTVRSTDFGQSFTAGFRSLGGGEIPEYTQVMYESRQVVMGRMWAEAQQRGANAIVAMRFDTGSIGNFSEVCGYGTAVVVEPLGQPAPPASAAPTSPQTPPPAV, from the coding sequence ATGTTCATCGTGACCACGAACGACGTTCCCGGATACCGCATCACCCAGGTGCTCGGCGAGGTCATGGGCCTCACGGTCCGCTCGACCGACTTCGGGCAGAGCTTCACCGCCGGATTCCGTTCGCTGGGCGGCGGCGAGATCCCCGAGTACACGCAGGTCATGTACGAGAGCCGCCAGGTGGTGATGGGCCGGATGTGGGCCGAGGCCCAGCAGCGCGGCGCGAACGCGATCGTCGCGATGCGCTTCGACACCGGGTCCATCGGCAACTTCAGCGAGGTGTGCGGCTACGGGACGGCTGTGGTGGTCGAGCCGCTCGGGCAGCCGGCGCCACCGGCATCCGCCGCTCCGACGTCGCCGCAAACTCCGCCGCCCGCCGTCTGA